The following are encoded together in the Mastacembelus armatus chromosome 6, fMasArm1.2, whole genome shotgun sequence genome:
- the LOC113133054 gene encoding protein C19orf12 homolog yields the protein MSHRIDDVMKLCCELSANQQIRTTVKGSGKGAAAAGGLAFAGGLVGGPLGIAVGGAVGGLLGCWLTSGQFKPLPQIILELSPQQQQKLYDDLMVILGDIQWTDLVQLTALVMGNATMKQQLTAALLGYVTKELQAEVHYVD from the exons ATGTCTCATCGAATTGATGATGTTATGAAGCTGTGTTGTGAGTTATCTGCAAATCAGCAAATCCGGACCACAGTAAAAGGCTCTGGGAAgggggcagcagcagctggaggactGGCTTTTGCTGGAGGGTTGGTTGGGGGACCTCTTGGTATTGCAGTTG GTGGTGCTGTCGGAGGCCTTTTGGGTTGCTGGCTGACCAGTGGACAATTTAAACCTCTGCCTCAGATCATCCTGGAGCTCAgtccccagcagcagcagaagcttTATGATGATCTCATGGTCATCCTGGGTGACATTCAGTGGACAGATCTGGTCCAGCTAACTGCTCTAGTGATGGGCAATGCTACCATGAAGCAGCAGCTCACAGCCGCTCTTCTCGGGTATGTCACCAAGGAACTCCAGGCAGAGGTGCACTATGTGGATTAG